In the Syngnathus scovelli strain Florida chromosome 16, RoL_Ssco_1.2, whole genome shotgun sequence genome, one interval contains:
- the socs1a gene encoding suppressor of cytokine signaling 1a, with product MVANSAADGKQHLSGSSSSESAELAQHQSRVVPKPKQRSASTPCKYLTHFPTFKCMEDCRIITDTAAQLELSGFYWGPLGVEEAHRMLKDAPLGSYLIRDSRQKDVFFTLSYQAKTGPVSVRLDYKRQKFSLSGNERTFPSLFALLEHYTNSPKKCLRVPYRKWEPTLQEICRKRIMELCGGGTQVSELPLTNVAQGFLLEFPYKL from the coding sequence ATGGTAGCCAACAGTGCAGCAGACGGCAAGCAACACTTGTCAGGCTCCTCGAGCTCAGAATCTGCCGAGTTGGCGCAGCATCAGTCCCGGGTTGTTCCGAAACCCAAGCAGAGGTCTGCCTCCACGCCATGCAAATACCTAACCCACTTCCCCACGTTCAAATGCATGGAAGACTGCAGGATCATCACGGACACAGCGGCTCAATTGGAGTTGAGCGGCTTCTACTGGGGTCCTCTAGGAGTAGAGGAGGCCCAccgcatgctgaaggatgccccGCTAGGCAGCTACCTCATCCGGGACAGCCGGCAGAAGGATGTTTTTTTCACACTGTCCTATCAAGCCAAGACCGGGCCGGTCAGCGTCCGCCTCGACTACAAGCGGCAAAAATTCTCACTGTCCGGCAACGAGCGCACTTTCCCCAGTCTTTTTGCCCTCTTGGAGCATTACACCAACTCCCCCAAGAAATGCCTGAGGGTCCCGTACAGGAAATGGGAGCCCACGTTGCAAGAAATTTGCAGAAAGCGCATCATGGAGCTCTGCGGCGGAGGGACGCAGGTTTCCGAGCTGCCCCTCACCAACGTGGCGCAAGGTTTTCTGTTGGAATTCCCTTACAAATTATGA